CGCGGTTCAGTCACGCAGCCTACAACAAGGGGAAGGCGTTGGCGGAGATCGCGCGACGACTCCGGATCGGGGTGGAGAATGTTTTTGCAGCGGGCGACCACCTGAATGATCTGCCAATGTTGTCGCGGGAGTTTGCGCGCTGGCTGGTCGCTCCGGAAAACGCCGTGGATGCCGTGAAGGAGTCCGTCCGCCGACAAAACGGCTTTGTCAGTTTGCTGCCGCACGCTCATGGGGTGGCGCAAGGACTGGAACTGCATCTGGCGGATGCGGGCGCATTGATATCCAAGTTAATCCGCTCACCGAGTTAAATTACGTTCCCTAATCAGCGGCTTTGTCCGGCGCCAACCGGATCAAGCCGGAGCGCAACAACCTGCTGTTTGCTGAGGAAATGCGCGGCGATGTTATGGTTTGACACCTTGGACGACAATGCTAGTGTGACTCGGCAACGGAGTTGCGTCGTTGAAAATCTGCATGTGACGTAATGATCCCGCGCCGTTTATCAGGACGTTTAATTGATCGAACTCATGAGTGCAACAACATTAACGGCTCAATCCTCCGGTGGCACGCCAAAGATGGCGAAGGTCTCGGAAGCGGTCATCCGCATCGCCGGCAATTCGCAGGACGGCATCCAGGCGATCGGTGGTTTTCTCGCCCGGCTGGCCGGCCGCAGCGAGCAGGAGGTCATGACCTTCATGACAATTCCTTCCACGATTTCCGGCGGACCATCAATCTTTCAAGTGCGCATCGGCTCCGGTGAAGTGTTGAGCGCCGGCGATGAAGCGGACGTGCTGCTCGCCTTCTATCAACATTCCTACGAAGACCACATCAAGTCGCTCAAGAAAGGCGGCATCGTGTTGTATGACTCCGACCACGTCGAAGTGAAGCCGGAGTGGGAAAAGGAATACCGCCATGTCGGCGTGCCCATATCCGGTTTGACCGTTGAGGCCATCGGCGGCACGGCCAAGGACAAGGGCAAGAATATCGGCGGCAAAGACACGAGCATTCTCAACAACGCGCTGGCGGCGTTCCAGGCCGGCTACGCCCACTCGCTCGGCAACGTGATTGAAACTTTTAAATTCGTCGATAGCCAGAAGCGGGCTGGCCTTCAGGTCGTCATGAACGGCAACGAGGCGCTCGGTTATGGAATTCTCGCCGCTGGCGTCCGTTTTGGCGCGGGTTATCCCATCACGCCGTGGTCGGACATCATGGAATTGCTGCGACGCGAGTTGCCCAAATACGGCGGCACGTTTGTGCAATGCGAGGATGAAATCGCCTCCATCTCGATGGCCATCGGCGCCAGCTACGCCGGACGGGTGGCGGTGACGGGTTCGAGCGGGCCGGGGATCTCGCTGAAAACCGAAGCGCTCGGTTGGGCGGTCATGGCGGAAATACCGTTGATCATCGTGGACGTGCAACGGGGCGGACCTTCCACCGGAATGCCGACGAACGTCGAACAGTCCGACCTGAACATCGCCTGCTTCGGCGGCCACGGCGACTCTCCACGCGTCGTCATCGCGCCGGCCAACGTCGAGGATTGTTTTTACACTGCCATCGAAGCCGTCAACCTCGCGCGCCAATACAGCGTCCCGGTCATCATCCTTACCGATCAGGCCATCGCCACACGCATCGAAGCCTTTGAAGAACCGAAGCTCGAAAAAATTTGCCAGGACATTTCGCCGGATCTGACGCCCGTGGCGGACCACAAGCCTTACGATTTGTCAGTCGCGGATGGCGTCACTCATCATGTGGTGCCGGGAACGCGGGTTCAGAGTGGCAGGTATCCCATCATCACCGGCTTGGAACACGACGAGCTTGGTCATCCCACCGGCTCGCCCAAACTGCACATGCAAATGACCGCCAAACGACGCAGGAAATTGCAAGCCCTCGCCGCCACGCTGCCCGTGCCGAAAGTGTACGGCCCGCCCGAAGGCAATGTGCTCCTCGTCGGCTGGGGTTCAACGCAAGGCCCGATCAAAGAAGCCGTGGACCGCGCCCGGGCGGCGGGCGACAGTGTTTCTGCGCTCCATTTCCGCCACCTCAATCCGTTGCCCAACGGTGTCGAAAACATTTTCTCCGGTTTCAACCACGTCTTCGTTGTGGAATTGAATGATGAAGGTCTTTACGGCTACGGCCAGTTCGCCGGGCTGTTGCGCGCCCGTTACTGCGACCCGAAGATTCGCGGCCTCAACAAGACCGACGGTTTGACCTGGAAAGTGAAGGAAATTCTCGAACGCGCCCACACCCATGTCGCCACTGGCCTGCGCAAACTGTAACCGACTTAACTATTGTAACCATTCACCGAAGTATGAATTCTCCCGTCATCGAAATCCCCGCGCGCACCGGCAATATCACCGTCGCTCCGCTGCCTGACGCTGAACGCAAAGGCCTCACCAAGAAAGAGCTTGCCGCCGATCATCCGACCTGGTGTCCCGGTTGCGGCGACTTCTCCGTGCTCGCGCTTTACTTCAAGCTCATCGAAAAGCGCAAACTGATTCACGAGAAAATCACCACGATCGCCGGCATTGGCTGCTCCAGCCGTTTTCCGTATTTCGTCCAGGCCCATGGGGTGCATTACATTCATGGTCGCGCGCTGCCGTTCGCCAGCGGCATTTCGTTGAGCCGGCCCGACCTGCATGTGTTCGTTTTTGGCGGTGATGGCGACGCGTTCTCCATCGGCGGCAATCACTTCAATCACACGGCGCGCAAGAACATCAACCTCACCTATGTCGTGATGGACAATTGGGTCTATGGCCTGACGAAGAAGCAGACCTCGCCCACGTCGCCGCCGGGCTTCAAGAGCAAGACCGACACCTGGGGTGCCGTGGATCAGCCGATCAATCCGATGAAACAAGCCATCGGCGCCGGCGCCACGTTTGTGGCCCGCACGACGCACACGAATCCCAATCACGTGCTGCAAATGATGGAAGCCGCGATGGATCACGACGGCTTCAGCTTTGTCGAGTGCCT
This DNA window, taken from Verrucomicrobiota bacterium, encodes the following:
- a CDS encoding pyruvate ferredoxin oxidoreductase, which produces MTVAPLPDAERKGLTKKELAADHPTWCPGCGDFSVLALYFKLIEKRKLIHEKITTIAGIGCSSRFPYFVQAHGVHYIHGRALPFASGISLSRPDLHVFVFGGDGDAFSIGGNHFNHTARKNINLTYVVMDNWVYGLTKKQTSPTSPPGFKSKTDTWGAVDQPINPMKQAIGAGATFVARTTHTNPNHVLQMMEAAMDHDGFSFVECLSECVEFYEGAFDASNPRKGGVFNTVPADHDVTDEVAAYKLAGEPFPGYFGIFYNVNHPTKNALEAKIIASQREKVKGLKDWQILQQNFDRSK
- a CDS encoding 2-oxoacid:acceptor oxidoreductase subunit alpha translates to MSATTLTAQSSGGTPKMAKVSEAVIRIAGNSQDGIQAIGGFLARLAGRSEQEVMTFMTIPSTISGGPSIFQVRIGSGEVLSAGDEADVLLAFYQHSYEDHIKSLKKGGIVLYDSDHVEVKPEWEKEYRHVGVPISGLTVEAIGGTAKDKGKNIGGKDTSILNNALAAFQAGYAHSLGNVIETFKFVDSQKRAGLQVVMNGNEALGYGILAAGVRFGAGYPITPWSDIMELLRRELPKYGGTFVQCEDEIASISMAIGASYAGRVAVTGSSGPGISLKTEALGWAVMAEIPLIIVDVQRGGPSTGMPTNVEQSDLNIACFGGHGDSPRVVIAPANVEDCFYTAIEAVNLARQYSVPVIILTDQAIATRIEAFEEPKLEKICQDISPDLTPVADHKPYDLSVADGVTHHVVPGTRVQSGRYPIITGLEHDELGHPTGSPKLHMQMTAKRRRKLQALAATLPVPKVYGPPEGNVLLVGWGSTQGPIKEAVDRARAAGDSVSALHFRHLNPLPNGVENIFSGFNHVFVVELNDEGLYGYGQFAGLLRARYCDPKIRGLNKTDGLTWKVKEILERAHTHVATGLRKL